The genomic region GTAGCTGCTAGGCCAAGATAAGCGTTTATCAGAGTCCTTGCTGCAGCCAGGTCCCTTGCAACAATCTTAATCTCTATAACGCCATCGCTCCTCTCAACGTCCACGCTGCCCCTATGCGGGTCTGGAGGATTAGCTGCCTCTGTTTTTAGTGCCCTAGTCAGTGCTTCTGCTTCTAGCGGCTTCAAGCCTTCTAGCCTTATGCGCGCTGAAACCGGATACATAGTCTCTTACACCTAGGAGCCTCAATGTGGGCCCACATATTCTCCCGCTAGCCGGGCATATGAAGACTATCTCTGCGATACTCTCTTGATGCGGCCTAATAACTGCTATAGTATCAACACTGGTGTCTTCTCTTGAGAACACGATTCTCGCCAAGAAGGCCCTTGCAAGCGTGTCGGAGAGACTAAAGAACGTCTTAGAAACACCTTGCTCAATATAAACACCTAGGCTCTTTGAGCCGAAGCTTCTCTGGGCTCCAGGTGTTTCTCTCGATAAGCGTACTCCCCCAAGCACCATGTTAACTATTAGCTCAAGACGCGCCTCCGGGGGCTCTAGCGGCTCATATATTTTCAAAGAACCAGGGTTCCCCTTCCAAGTAGTAACTATGACGAGGCGTTTCGCGCCTCGAGCAACAACCTCATAGTATAGTTCTTGTATTGTGGCTTTACCTCTCGAAATCTTCACTGCATTGGGGAGAACAGCAACCAAGTCCTTTACGAAACTTCTCACGCGCTGAGAAGGCCGATGCGATGTTGTAACCACTATGTCCGCTTTTTGAGCCATGACCTGCTTCTTCCTCCAAGTTATGCTGCATGGGTAAGACTACTATGGTTAAAGCCTAATATAAAAACAGATACAAACCGGCAACGTGACTAGGGTAAAGAATAGCTATATTGGCTAAAAGAGGAACCTAAGCGAAAATTATTCGCGTCTAACAATTATTCTCGGAAAGTGCTTGTTAAGCCCGGTTCGAGGAACATATGCTCCTCCAGCCCATACTGCGCCGCACTTCGTACACATCCATACACCGGTGCTTATTCTCTTCACGCGGCCCTTTGTACCACAGAATGGGCATTCGTGGTCAGCGTATCTGCGCTCCATTACCTCTTTCCATCGCTTTCTAAGCGTAGCACCATATCTCGGCCCGAAGCGCCCCGCTATGCCTACAGCCTTTGTTCGCCTAGCCATATCCTTCCCCCGCCGCACTCCTAGGCAGAGGCAATTATTTAAGCTGACTATCTTTCAAAACCTATTTATTCTCTCTCGGCTTCCTCGGTGCTTGTACCGGATTCCTCCTCTGCAAGTTCTCCCTGCTCTATTACTTCTTCCTCAAGACGTTCTTTTCGAGGAGCTGGTTCCGCAACAATTTGTTGCTCTTTCGCCTCGGCACTCTCTTCCTTTACCTCCTCAAGCTCCTTTGCGAGTTTCTCCCTATACGGCTCCATAACTCTGCTAAGCTCCTCTAGGTACACATTCGCACGGTTAAGGGCTATCGAGACTGCTGTTAGGACCTCCTTGTAGGTGAGGTCACCCATTCCTGTCTTCTGCATACCAGCTATCCTTCCATCATCGGAGACGGCTACTACTAGCCTCGTATCGGCGACTTGTTCTTCCTCGTAAGTCGGGTCAACTAGTAGTTTACCAGAAATCTTCGCCAAGGTAACTGAAACTACCTTGTGGTTTATGGGTAGGAGCATTGTGTACTTTGTGCGGTCAACTCGGTACCCGTCTTCGACCTTAACGGGCGCTGGGAGCCTCGTAGCCATGAGAGCGGCCATTGTTGCCAACATTGATGCGTCAAACAAGTTCCCGTCGTGGTTTAGTACATATATGTCAACATATATTCGCCATACGTGTTTTCCGGGCTCGATAACAAGCTTATCGAGAGCTACTGCCCGTATTTCTCGGAGACTTCTATCAATAACTCTTGCAAGCTCTATAGCGTTCTCATCTGGCGGCCCCGGCTCAAACGTAGGCGAAGCTAGAGGGACGAACTCAGCATGTACTACGAGGACTCCCTCGTTTGGCGTATCCGGGAAAGGTGCAACGATATCGGTCTTGACTCCTGCAAGTACTACTGTCTGGCCTAGCCGGACAAGCGCCGAGCCCTCAGCCTTCTCGACGTAGCCAGGGACTATCTCTATCTTTCTTATCTCGTCGAGTCTCCTACCGTCTAGTCTTACCCCTCGTGATAACAGCGTTTCAAGTGTATACCTCTTAAGCTTAGGCATAACGGGCTGAAATGACGGAGTAACACTCATGGCTCATCAACCCGAGGACTGAACTTCTACATACTTTTTGCGAAGAGCTTCCTTCTGAAGCCTATAAATTTCGAGTATTCCCTTACGTGCTAGCTCAAGTGCTTTAATAAACTCCTCGTGGCTCAAGACGCCGTTAAGCTGGAGCAAGAGTACCTTGTCGAGGCTCGGAGCCATAGCCACCGGCATGTCTGCCTCCGCATAGTTGTCCTCAATCTCGTTTATGTCTAGTACGAGTACGCCGTCAACTTTGCCAACGGCTACACCGGCTACTAAGTCACGCATAGCAATACCTGCATCAGCTAATGCGAGGCTTGCAGCAGTTATAGCCGCTGTTCTCGTCCCTCCATCTGACTGAAGAACCTCCATATACACGTCTATCGAGGTACGCGGATACATCTCCGTAATAACTACTGATTCAAGAGCCTCCCGAATAACCTTGGAAAGCTCTACCTCTCTCCTAGTTGGGGCAGGTGTCTTTCTCTCCTCGGTCGAGAACGGGGCCATGTGGTAGCGACACCGTATTATGGCCCTATCAGGAAGCGCCATATGCCTTGGATGAGCCTCGCGA from Pyrofollis japonicus harbors:
- the rrp42 gene encoding exosome complex protein Rrp42, producing the protein MSVTPSFQPVMPKLKRYTLETLLSRGVRLDGRRLDEIRKIEIVPGYVEKAEGSALVRLGQTVVLAGVKTDIVAPFPDTPNEGVLVVHAEFVPLASPTFEPGPPDENAIELARVIDRSLREIRAVALDKLVIEPGKHVWRIYVDIYVLNHDGNLFDASMLATMAALMATRLPAPVKVEDGYRVDRTKYTMLLPINHKVVSVTLAKISGKLLVDPTYEEEQVADTRLVVAVSDDGRIAGMQKTGMGDLTYKEVLTAVSIALNRANVYLEELSRVMEPYREKLAKELEEVKEESAEAKEQQIVAEPAPRKERLEEEVIEQGELAEEESGTSTEEAERE
- the rrp41 gene encoding exosome complex exonuclease Rrp41 encodes the protein MGGTGGEKPVLIRWEEKDGQKLPIRIDGRLPEQLRPIRIEVGVLGNADGSALVEYGATRVLAAVYGPREAHPRHMALPDRAIIRCRYHMAPFSTEERKTPAPTRREVELSKVIREALESVVITEMYPRTSIDVYMEVLQSDGGTRTAAITAASLALADAGIAMRDLVAGVAVGKVDGVLVLDINEIEDNYAEADMPVAMAPSLDKVLLLQLNGVLSHEEFIKALELARKGILEIYRLQKEALRKKYVEVQSSG
- a CDS encoding KEOPS complex subunit Pcc1, with the translated sequence MKPLEAEALTRALKTEAANPPDPHRGSVDVERSDGVIEIKIVARDLAAARTLINAYLGLAATTLEAVRAVGGDSHGSKTPPRNRE
- a CDS encoding Brix domain-containing protein; protein product: MAQKADIVVTTSHRPSQRVRSFVKDLVAVLPNAVKISRGKATIQELYYEVVARGAKRLVIVTTWKGNPGSLKIYEPLEPPEARLELIVNMVLGGVRLSRETPGAQRSFGSKSLGVYIEQGVSKTFFSLSDTLARAFLARIVFSREDTSVDTIAVIRPHQESIAEIVFICPASGRICGPTLRLLGVRDYVSGFSAHKARRLEAARSRSTD
- a CDS encoding 50S ribosomal protein L37ae encodes the protein MARRTKAVGIAGRFGPRYGATLRKRWKEVMERRYADHECPFCGTKGRVKRISTGVWMCTKCGAVWAGGAYVPRTGLNKHFPRIIVRRE